One Nocardioidaceae bacterium SCSIO 66511 genomic window carries:
- a CDS encoding DUF2961 domain-containing protein: MDYGQHGSSLRDLPRLRSSRRRRASSWDRSGGNDDRLTVEPGDTALLAHIDGPGSINHIWCTVARPMLDGPDDTEADYLRRLVLRITWDDQRHPSVLVPLGDFFGVGHGRTVNFSSAPLQMSPQDGRGFNCWFHMPFAAGARVELVSEMDRLPVYFYYYVDYETYEQPRDDLGYFHASFHRENPTDGQPQGSASLRERLVEGENLTGEGNYVILEAEGRGHYVGSVLNVRNLRDSSEWNWYGEGDDMIFIDGEPFPPSLHGTGTEDYFNTAWCPDQAYAAPYHGLTLPGGTNWSGEISMYRFHIEDPVTFDRSIRVTIEHGHANKRSDDLSSVAYWYQTLPGRPLRLPSVAERLPYA; this comes from the coding sequence ATGGACTACGGACAGCATGGCAGCAGCCTGCGCGACCTTCCCCGCCTGCGCAGCTCGCGGCGCCGACGCGCATCGAGCTGGGATCGTAGCGGCGGCAACGACGATCGGCTGACCGTCGAACCCGGTGACACGGCTCTGCTCGCACACATCGACGGTCCGGGCTCGATCAACCACATCTGGTGCACCGTCGCTCGACCGATGCTGGACGGACCCGATGACACCGAGGCCGACTACCTGCGCCGCCTCGTCCTGCGCATCACCTGGGACGACCAACGGCATCCGAGCGTGTTGGTGCCACTCGGCGACTTCTTCGGCGTCGGACACGGTCGTACGGTCAACTTCAGCTCGGCGCCGCTGCAGATGAGCCCGCAGGACGGGCGCGGGTTCAACTGCTGGTTCCACATGCCGTTCGCGGCGGGTGCCCGAGTCGAGCTGGTCTCGGAGATGGATCGACTGCCGGTGTACTTCTACTACTACGTCGACTACGAGACGTACGAACAACCCCGCGACGATCTGGGCTACTTTCACGCGTCGTTCCACCGGGAGAACCCGACCGACGGGCAGCCGCAAGGGAGCGCGTCGTTGCGTGAGCGTCTCGTCGAGGGCGAGAACCTCACCGGCGAGGGAAACTACGTGATTCTGGAGGCCGAGGGCAGGGGACACTACGTCGGATCGGTGCTCAACGTGCGCAACCTCCGCGACTCCAGCGAGTGGAACTGGTACGGCGAGGGTGACGACATGATCTTCATCGACGGCGAGCCGTTCCCGCCGTCTCTGCACGGGACCGGCACCGAGGACTACTTCAACACCGCATGGTGTCCGGACCAGGCGTACGCCGCGCCGTACCACGGGCTGACGCTTCCGGGCGGCACGAACTGGAGCGGTGAGATCTCGATGTATCGCTTCCACATCGAGGACCCGGTCACGTTCGACCGGTCGATCCGGGTCACCATCGAGCACGGCCACGCCAACAAGCGCAGCGATGACCTCTCGTCGGTCGCGTACTGGTACCAGACCCTACCCGGGCGCCCACTTCGGCTACCGTCCGTTGCGGAGCGGCTACCGTACGCCTGA
- a CDS encoding carbohydrate ABC transporter permease: protein MRTRRVSYVVVAAYLLAFIVVAPLLWTLFSAFKPEQDVFATGWPSKLTLDNFRYVFTDMELPRYLLNSAIVSVVVTAVALLTHSMAAYALARLRFPGRGVIFSLIISTLLVSLPVILVPLFLVVKELDMLDSYAGLIVPMIFHAYGIFLLRQFYLNIPRELEEAADLDGCGYLRRYWSVVLPMSRPALASLTVLFFLANWNAFLWPLSITQNPDLRVTQLGIAGLQGQYSSSWNYILAAAVVAAIPTTVVFLLGQRRLVDAMKTSGIK, encoded by the coding sequence ATGCGGACTAGACGTGTCTCGTACGTCGTGGTCGCGGCGTACCTGCTCGCCTTCATCGTCGTTGCGCCCTTGCTGTGGACGCTGTTCAGCGCCTTCAAACCCGAACAGGACGTGTTCGCCACCGGTTGGCCCTCAAAGCTGACGCTCGACAACTTCCGGTACGTGTTCACCGACATGGAGCTCCCGCGCTATCTCTTGAACTCGGCGATCGTCTCGGTCGTGGTCACCGCGGTCGCGTTGCTCACCCACTCGATGGCCGCGTACGCCTTGGCGCGGCTGCGGTTCCCCGGTCGAGGCGTCATCTTCTCGCTGATCATCTCGACACTGCTGGTCTCGCTGCCGGTGATCCTGGTGCCGCTGTTCCTGGTGGTCAAGGAACTCGACATGCTGGACAGCTACGCCGGACTCATCGTGCCGATGATCTTCCATGCGTACGGGATCTTCCTGCTGCGGCAGTTCTACCTGAACATCCCGCGAGAGCTGGAGGAGGCGGCCGACCTGGACGGTTGCGGCTACCTCCGTCGGTACTGGAGTGTTGTGCTGCCGATGAGCCGGCCCGCCCTCGCCTCGCTGACGGTGCTGTTCTTCCTCGCGAACTGGAATGCCTTCCTGTGGCCGCTGAGCATCACCCAGAATCCCGATCTGCGCGTCACCCAGCTCGGCATCGCAGGTCTGCAGGGGCAGTACTCGTCCAGCTGGAACTACATCCTCGCTGCCGCGGTGGTCGCCGCGATCCCGACGACCGTCGTCTTCCTGCTGGGTCAACGTCGCCTCGTCGACGCCATGAAGACCTCCGGCATCAAGTGA
- a CDS encoding N-acetylmuramoyl-L-alanine amidase: MQISWLADVLRGAGVEVVEQGDWLNRSAGADFEPFGVLWHHTAALSSPENPAPALDICINGRSDLPGPLCHAHVDYNGVFNVVSANRANHAGESGGSGPIPAGDGNTMMIGWEIDYAGDGSGEGGPVQEMTQAQYDASIAATAAVIAQLGTDAEHVRGHRETSTSGKIDPSFIDLDAMRADVAAAMG; this comes from the coding sequence ATGCAGATCTCATGGCTGGCTGATGTCCTCCGCGGCGCCGGCGTAGAGGTCGTAGAGCAGGGCGACTGGCTGAACCGCAGCGCCGGCGCAGACTTCGAGCCGTTCGGTGTGCTCTGGCACCACACGGCGGCGCTGTCGAGCCCTGAGAATCCGGCACCCGCACTCGACATCTGCATCAACGGCAGATCGGACCTCCCCGGCCCGCTGTGCCACGCGCACGTCGACTACAACGGCGTGTTCAACGTGGTCTCCGCGAACCGCGCGAACCACGCCGGCGAGTCCGGCGGTAGCGGTCCCATCCCGGCCGGCGACGGCAACACGATGATGATCGGATGGGAGATCGACTACGCGGGCGACGGCTCGGGCGAGGGCGGCCCCGTCCAGGAGATGACGCAGGCGCAGTACGACGCGTCGATCGCCGCGACCGCCGCGGTCATCGCTCAGCTCGGTACCGACGCGGAGCACGTACGCGGCCATCGCGAGACGAGCACCTCGGGAAAGATCGACCCGTCGTTCATCGACCTGGACGCGATGCGCGCCGACGTGGCGGCGGCGATGGGCTGA
- a CDS encoding basic amino acid/polyamine antiporter produces the protein MAETGSADGAVAASKLSVPTLTAMVVGSMVGAGVFSLPARFGVATGILGSLIAWAVAGAGMLMLAFVFQNLAVRRPDLDSGVFIYAKAGFGDYAGFNSAIGFWASAVAGNTFYWVFISATLGTFFDGFGDGDTVLAAALSTAGVWLFHILIARGVRDAAVINRIVTVFKIIPILVFIVVLFISIDAGVFSDNWLATGYGDLGSLNEQVRNTMIITTFVFLGIEGASVYSRYAKSRADVGRATVLGFVSVLALFVLVTLSSYSVKPQPEIADTRQPSMVGLFESVVGDWGEVFISVAVIVSVLGAYLAWTLMAAEVMYIPARSDDFPRFLGRADDNGTPITALVVTSMGVQALVALTLLVDDALNFMLDLCTSLALVPYFLAAAYALRLGLTGEAYEDVSPRVRRRETIFAGIATAYTLFLFEAAGLKFLLLSTVIYAPATLLYIKARSENERRLFTPTEIGLLVVILAGGLTGVIGLVTGYIEL, from the coding sequence ATGGCCGAGACAGGTAGCGCCGATGGCGCTGTTGCCGCTTCCAAGCTCTCCGTACCGACTCTCACGGCCATGGTCGTGGGTTCGATGGTGGGCGCCGGGGTGTTCTCGCTGCCCGCCCGGTTCGGTGTTGCGACCGGGATCCTCGGATCCCTGATCGCGTGGGCGGTCGCCGGCGCAGGCATGCTGATGCTCGCGTTCGTGTTCCAGAACCTCGCGGTTCGCAGGCCCGACCTCGACTCGGGCGTGTTCATCTACGCCAAGGCCGGCTTCGGCGACTACGCAGGATTCAACTCCGCCATCGGATTCTGGGCGAGCGCCGTCGCCGGCAACACCTTCTACTGGGTGTTCATCTCGGCGACGCTCGGCACGTTCTTCGACGGGTTCGGTGACGGCGACACGGTACTCGCCGCCGCGCTCTCCACCGCCGGTGTGTGGCTCTTTCACATTTTGATCGCGCGCGGTGTGCGAGACGCGGCCGTCATCAACCGGATCGTGACGGTCTTCAAGATCATTCCGATCCTGGTGTTCATCGTCGTACTGTTCATCTCGATCGACGCCGGGGTGTTCTCGGACAACTGGCTCGCGACCGGGTACGGCGACCTGGGCTCGCTGAACGAGCAGGTTCGCAACACGATGATCATCACCACCTTCGTGTTTCTCGGCATCGAGGGCGCGAGCGTGTACTCGAGGTACGCCAAGAGCCGTGCCGACGTGGGCAGAGCAACCGTCCTCGGTTTCGTCAGCGTGCTCGCGCTGTTCGTACTCGTGACGTTGTCCAGCTACTCCGTCAAGCCGCAACCCGAGATCGCGGATACGCGACAGCCGTCGATGGTCGGCCTCTTCGAGTCCGTCGTCGGCGACTGGGGTGAGGTGTTCATCAGCGTCGCGGTCATCGTCTCGGTGCTCGGCGCGTACCTCGCCTGGACGCTGATGGCCGCCGAGGTGATGTACATCCCGGCGCGTAGCGACGACTTCCCGCGTTTCCTCGGGCGCGCGGACGACAACGGAACGCCGATCACCGCACTTGTCGTCACGTCCATGGGCGTACAGGCACTCGTCGCCCTCACCTTGCTGGTCGACGACGCGCTCAACTTCATGCTCGACCTCTGCACCAGCCTCGCGCTGGTGCCGTACTTTCTGGCGGCCGCGTACGCCCTCAGGCTCGGGTTGACCGGTGAGGCGTACGAAGACGTGTCGCCCAGGGTCCGCCGTCGCGAGACGATCTTCGCCGGGATCGCCACGGCGTACACGCTGTTCCTCTTCGAGGCGGCGGGCTTGAAGTTCTTACTGCTGTCGACCGTCATCTATGCCCCGGCGACGCTGCTGTACATCAAGGCTCGCAGCGAGAACGAGCGTCGACTCTTCACCCCGACGGAGATCGGTCTGTTGGTGGTCATCCTTGCCGGCGGCCTGACCGGCGTCATCGGCCTCGTCACCGGATACATCGAGTTGTAA
- a CDS encoding EAL domain-containing protein, with translation MSGPMLLAAHVVVYAAIPMSFALLRRPAREIAFYLYIGLVLLAGGLIGSVYVLPVTGGIPAGSILYVTLMFSSLLLVVLERDARVVRTVIRVVLGVEVFKFVAFALATYALRDGNAINPLDTSPELLDDSLMVTLLGGTLIVVELVALTVVLEVLKRRINGPVVLGASYVAIFVALLCFDGLMLPFIALSSPADFGELMQVGVRVKLVLGLSFSVPLIVFLIVFRQQLAAFRRARVPLQELLIGPREDLVRELERQREAIRASAEQYRQLVESTGDVVVTSTVEGVITSWNRAAEKVYGYTHDEAVGSSMELVTTSDQLADLAQLVHRASEGMTIAGHETTHRRRDGTAVDVSLTVSPVIDHGDSIIGLSYIGRDIGERRRMERTLTYQARHDALTGLPNRVYLEDAIADLARSRNGPRSVAVLFVDIDRFKIVNDAAGHHVGDGLLIEAAARLRAIIDASETVARFGGDEFALLCPGRDLESTTGLARRLLDALTDPFEIAGHRFFVSASIGIAVDSAAHATELVRRSDMAMYAAKAQGSGTWRLFDQAMDDRARRALVLGSDLGRAIEASDLELHYQPIIDLRSGRLRSVEALTRWRHDLRGYVDPEEFVSVAEETGLITQLDTWVMNRACRDGARLLATHTLPADGHVAVNLSVQDIVDPAFETVLLDAIDGAGPPFHADKLMLELTERVLMRDVERTAARLRKLTALGVRVAIDDFGTGYASLAYLRPFPTSTLKIDQTFVAGIVTNASDLAIVRSVVDLAHAIGLETVAEGVETETQLDLLREMRCDAAQGFLWGPAMAVDGLIEGYAASGRLASGR, from the coding sequence GTGAGCGGACCGATGCTGCTCGCGGCCCATGTGGTCGTGTACGCAGCGATCCCGATGTCGTTCGCGCTGTTGCGGCGTCCGGCCCGGGAGATCGCGTTCTACCTCTACATCGGCTTGGTGCTCCTCGCCGGGGGCCTGATCGGGTCGGTCTACGTACTCCCGGTCACCGGAGGCATCCCGGCGGGCAGCATTCTGTACGTCACGCTGATGTTCTCCAGCCTGCTGCTGGTGGTGCTCGAGCGCGACGCGCGGGTCGTGCGTACGGTCATCAGGGTCGTGCTCGGGGTCGAGGTCTTCAAGTTCGTCGCCTTCGCGCTTGCGACGTACGCGCTCCGAGACGGCAATGCGATCAACCCGTTGGACACCAGTCCGGAGCTACTCGACGACTCGCTCATGGTGACCCTTCTAGGCGGCACTCTGATCGTCGTCGAGCTGGTCGCCCTGACCGTCGTGCTCGAGGTCCTCAAGCGACGGATCAACGGTCCGGTGGTCCTCGGGGCGTCGTACGTCGCGATCTTCGTCGCTCTGCTCTGCTTCGACGGCCTCATGCTGCCCTTCATCGCGCTGTCTTCCCCGGCCGACTTCGGCGAGCTCATGCAGGTCGGCGTCCGGGTCAAGCTCGTTCTCGGCCTGTCCTTCAGCGTTCCCCTGATCGTGTTCCTGATCGTGTTTCGCCAGCAGCTGGCTGCCTTCCGGCGGGCGCGGGTTCCGTTGCAGGAGCTGCTGATCGGCCCGCGCGAGGACCTCGTCCGCGAGCTCGAACGGCAGCGAGAGGCGATCCGGGCCTCGGCCGAGCAGTACCGACAGCTGGTCGAGTCGACGGGTGACGTCGTGGTGACGAGCACGGTTGAGGGCGTCATCACCAGCTGGAACCGGGCCGCCGAGAAGGTGTACGGCTACACCCACGACGAGGCCGTCGGTTCGTCGATGGAACTGGTGACGACCTCCGACCAGCTCGCGGATCTCGCACAGCTCGTGCACCGGGCGTCTGAGGGCATGACGATCGCCGGACACGAGACGACCCACCGGCGCCGCGACGGCACAGCGGTCGACGTCTCGCTCACCGTGTCGCCCGTGATCGACCACGGCGATTCGATCATCGGCCTGTCCTACATCGGGCGCGACATCGGTGAACGTCGCCGGATGGAACGGACGCTCACGTACCAAGCGCGCCACGACGCACTGACCGGTCTTCCGAACCGGGTGTACCTCGAAGACGCCATCGCCGACCTCGCGCGCTCCCGAAACGGACCTCGATCCGTCGCCGTGCTCTTCGTCGACATCGACCGGTTCAAGATCGTCAACGATGCGGCGGGCCACCATGTCGGCGACGGCCTGCTCATCGAGGCGGCCGCTCGGCTCCGCGCCATCATCGACGCAAGCGAAACGGTGGCACGGTTCGGCGGAGACGAGTTCGCGTTGCTCTGCCCTGGGCGCGACCTCGAGTCGACCACCGGGCTCGCGAGACGGCTGCTGGACGCACTGACGGACCCGTTCGAGATCGCCGGGCACCGGTTCTTCGTGAGCGCGAGTATCGGGATCGCCGTCGACTCCGCCGCACACGCCACGGAGCTCGTACGCCGCTCCGATATGGCGATGTACGCCGCCAAGGCGCAGGGGAGCGGGACCTGGCGCCTGTTCGACCAGGCGATGGACGATCGCGCCCGCCGCGCGCTCGTGCTCGGGAGCGACCTCGGGCGAGCGATCGAGGCGAGCGATCTCGAGCTGCACTACCAACCGATCATCGACCTGCGTTCGGGCCGGCTGCGGTCGGTGGAGGCGCTCACCCGCTGGCGACACGACCTACGCGGGTACGTCGACCCGGAGGAGTTCGTATCGGTCGCCGAGGAGACCGGTCTGATCACCCAGCTCGACACCTGGGTGATGAACCGTGCCTGTCGCGACGGCGCTCGGCTGCTGGCGACGCACACCCTGCCCGCCGACGGGCACGTCGCCGTCAACCTGTCGGTGCAGGACATCGTCGACCCGGCGTTCGAGACCGTGCTCCTCGACGCGATCGACGGCGCGGGGCCGCCGTTTCATGCCGACAAGCTGATGCTCGAGCTGACCGAGAGAGTCCTGATGCGAGACGTCGAGCGCACGGCCGCCCGGCTTCGCAAGCTGACGGCGCTCGGGGTACGTGTCGCGATCGACGACTTCGGCACCGGCTACGCGTCGCTTGCGTACCTGCGGCCGTTCCCGACCAGCACGTTGAAGATCGACCAGACCTTCGTCGCCGGCATCGTCACCAACGCCAGTGACCTCGCGATCGTACGATCGGTCGTCGACCTCGCCCATGCGATCGGGCTCGAGACCGTCGCCGAGGGCGTCGAGACCGAGACTCAGCTGGATCTGCTCCGCGAGATGCGGTGTGACGCCGCGCAGGGGTTCCTGTGGGGGCCGGCGATGGCCGTCGACGGCCTCATCGAGGGATATGCGGCCTCAGGCCGCCTTGCGAGCGGACGGTGA
- a CDS encoding alkaline phosphatase D family protein: METSRRTLIKAGAATGAALGVPLASASPADARKHAARLRSDPFTLGVACGDPWPDGFVIWTRLALEPLAENGLGGMPNVPFRVEWEVARDPSFRRIVRRGSQPAKPDSAHTIHVELRGLPADRDYWYRFRCGRFESRAGRARTTPRRGTMPSSLAMSFVSCSQFEHGYFTAYRRMAEDNPDLVLHLGDYQYEYKAGDYEAPGGNVRDHEGPETTTLESYRQRHAQYKTDPDLQAAHAVAPWIAVWDDHELDNNWADEVPEKAEEEFLDRRAAAFRAYYENMPLRRTSVPRGIDMQLYRRVAWGELATFHMLDTRQYRDDQGCGDGYDTDCPAAVDPARSITGAAQEAWLLNGFRRSQARWDLLGQQVFFAQRDSDEGPLKTVSMDAWDGYAASRERITQGWVDADVRNPVVLTGDVHAHWASDLKLDYDDPTTKTVGAELVCSSITSGGSGEDSASGSHPWLKWNPHLQFQNNLRGYVRTKITPTEMQADFRCLSDVTTRTADAFTRASFVIADREPGLHQTYDNPPEQLKRDGRSDRQIGRDTITWETRRP; encoded by the coding sequence ATGGAGACCTCACGCCGTACTTTGATCAAGGCCGGTGCTGCCACCGGTGCCGCGCTCGGCGTGCCACTCGCGTCCGCCTCCCCAGCAGATGCGCGCAAGCACGCCGCCCGACTTCGTTCCGATCCGTTCACTCTCGGTGTCGCCTGCGGCGATCCCTGGCCGGACGGGTTCGTCATCTGGACCCGGCTCGCCCTCGAGCCGCTCGCCGAGAACGGCCTCGGCGGTATGCCGAACGTCCCGTTCCGGGTGGAGTGGGAGGTCGCGCGAGACCCGTCCTTCCGCCGGATCGTCCGGCGCGGATCCCAACCGGCGAAGCCCGATTCGGCGCACACCATTCACGTCGAGCTACGCGGTCTTCCCGCGGACCGCGACTACTGGTACCGCTTCCGCTGCGGCCGGTTCGAGTCCCGGGCAGGAAGGGCGCGGACGACTCCCCGGCGTGGCACGATGCCGTCTTCGCTCGCAATGTCGTTCGTATCGTGCTCGCAGTTCGAGCACGGCTACTTCACCGCGTACCGCCGGATGGCTGAGGACAATCCCGACCTGGTGTTGCATCTCGGCGACTACCAGTACGAGTACAAGGCCGGCGACTACGAGGCGCCGGGCGGCAATGTCCGCGACCACGAGGGTCCGGAGACGACGACCCTCGAGTCGTACCGCCAGCGACATGCGCAGTACAAGACCGATCCGGACCTGCAGGCCGCACATGCGGTCGCGCCATGGATCGCCGTCTGGGACGACCACGAGCTCGACAACAACTGGGCCGACGAGGTACCGGAGAAGGCCGAGGAAGAGTTCCTCGATCGACGGGCCGCGGCGTTCCGCGCGTACTACGAGAACATGCCGCTACGTCGTACGTCGGTGCCCCGCGGGATCGACATGCAGCTCTACCGCCGGGTGGCGTGGGGCGAGCTCGCGACTTTCCACATGCTCGACACCCGGCAGTACCGCGACGACCAGGGGTGTGGCGACGGGTACGACACCGACTGCCCGGCCGCGGTCGACCCGGCTCGTTCGATCACCGGCGCCGCCCAGGAAGCCTGGCTACTGAACGGGTTCCGGCGGTCGCAGGCCCGCTGGGACCTGCTCGGCCAGCAGGTCTTCTTCGCCCAGCGCGACAGCGACGAGGGCCCGCTGAAGACGGTCTCGATGGACGCCTGGGACGGGTACGCAGCATCGCGTGAACGCATCACCCAAGGCTGGGTCGATGCCGATGTGCGTAACCCGGTGGTGCTCACCGGCGACGTGCACGCGCACTGGGCGAGCGACCTCAAACTGGACTACGACGACCCGACGACGAAGACCGTCGGCGCGGAGCTGGTCTGCTCGTCGATCACCTCGGGCGGCAGCGGAGAGGACTCCGCGTCAGGTTCGCACCCGTGGTTGAAGTGGAACCCGCATCTGCAGTTCCAGAACAACCTGCGCGGGTACGTGCGCACGAAGATCACCCCGACCGAGATGCAGGCCGACTTCCGGTGCCTGTCCGATGTCACGACGCGGACAGCGGACGCGTTCACCCGCGCGTCGTTCGTCATCGCCGACCGCGAGCCCGGTCTGCACCAGACGTACGACAACCCGCCGGAGCAGCTCAAGCGCGACGGCCGGTCGGACCGCCAGATCGGGCGGGACACGATCACCTGGGAGACCCGTCGCCCCTGA
- a CDS encoding sugar ABC transporter substrate-binding protein, whose protein sequence is MADTRVTRRTLLRGSAGAVAATTFAGSAATLLGGCSGDDDDDGTLSFWNFYGPADDEDPQSQWFVDLVDEWNANNDVQVKLHYLPPAEYFSGTPLQTAFQGGEGPDIFMISPGDFLRYYNGGVLADLTDELGDARDDFKPGLLDGRSVDGAVYGLPMEVEPLGLFYSIPAYERAKLSQGDVPRTWDQLLDVADKLTGNDNFGMLFETAPGYYQNFTWYPFMWMGDGAVVDGSSSAFDSEQTAAALDLWGRTIDTGVSPRKAQGDGGSDGSANLGSGFVGMQQTGIWAAAALELDYPKLEYGVAPLPTPPGGSASTAMGGWAFVANSKGKNPSKAAEFVIWALGSTDKAGVERCRKWNTVVKTNLPARKSVEKSALQHGAFENDQLKVFVEEIAPTGVTEPRYPPEVYQPVSDAIQACQLDGANAADEAAKASEAIDTFLGTYDGAPIV, encoded by the coding sequence ATGGCCGATACCCGCGTCACCCGTCGTACGCTCCTGCGCGGCAGCGCCGGCGCGGTCGCCGCCACCACGTTCGCCGGCTCGGCGGCCACCCTGCTCGGTGGCTGCAGTGGTGACGACGATGACGACGGCACGCTGTCGTTCTGGAACTTCTACGGGCCTGCCGACGACGAGGATCCACAGAGCCAGTGGTTCGTGGACCTCGTCGACGAGTGGAACGCAAACAACGACGTGCAGGTCAAGCTGCACTACCTGCCGCCCGCCGAGTACTTCTCCGGCACGCCGTTGCAGACGGCGTTCCAGGGTGGGGAAGGCCCGGACATCTTCATGATCAGCCCGGGAGACTTCCTGCGGTACTACAACGGCGGGGTCTTGGCGGACCTCACGGATGAGCTCGGCGACGCGCGGGATGACTTCAAACCGGGGCTGCTGGACGGACGTAGCGTCGATGGCGCGGTGTACGGCCTGCCGATGGAGGTGGAGCCGCTCGGCCTCTTCTACAGCATTCCGGCCTACGAGCGGGCCAAGCTCTCGCAGGGCGATGTCCCGCGTACCTGGGATCAGTTGCTCGACGTCGCCGACAAGCTCACCGGCAACGACAACTTCGGGATGCTGTTCGAGACCGCTCCCGGCTACTACCAGAACTTCACGTGGTACCCGTTCATGTGGATGGGCGACGGTGCCGTCGTGGACGGGTCCAGCAGTGCATTCGACTCCGAGCAGACCGCGGCCGCGTTGGATCTCTGGGGTCGGACAATCGACACCGGCGTCTCACCCCGCAAGGCACAGGGCGACGGCGGCTCGGACGGCTCGGCGAACCTGGGCAGCGGGTTCGTCGGAATGCAGCAGACCGGCATCTGGGCTGCTGCGGCCCTCGAACTCGACTACCCGAAGCTCGAGTACGGCGTCGCGCCGCTGCCCACGCCACCGGGCGGTTCGGCGAGCACCGCGATGGGCGGCTGGGCCTTCGTCGCCAACTCGAAGGGCAAGAACCCGTCGAAGGCGGCCGAATTCGTGATCTGGGCACTCGGCTCGACCGACAAGGCCGGAGTAGAGCGGTGCCGGAAGTGGAACACCGTCGTCAAGACGAACCTGCCGGCCCGCAAGTCCGTCGAGAAGTCCGCCCTGCAGCACGGTGCGTTCGAGAACGACCAACTCAAGGTGTTCGTCGAGGAGATCGCGCCGACCGGCGTCACCGAACCGCGCTATCCGCCGGAGGTCTACCAGCCCGTCTCGGACGCGATCCAGGCATGTCAGCTCGACGGCGCGAACGCGGCCGACGAGGCGGCAAAGGCGAGCGAGGCGATCGACACCTTCCTGGGGACGTACGACGGTGCTCCGATCGTCTAG
- a CDS encoding sugar ABC transporter permease has protein sequence MAAYLFLAPDLIGLLVFVVLPMCLAFGVALFEVDGFGNYTYVGLDNYALMLDDSKLLQSLRVTAIYVVAFVPLAFVASLGIALLTRRQYRGVGAVRAAFFLPNVISLVVAGLMWQFLLVDKRGAVGNLLSTVGLDDVSLLGEPSLALATFIAISVWFMMGYQMMVFLAGLKDIPAELEDAATVDGAGAWQRFRHVTWPLLRPTSFFVLVTSTVAAVTGVQAFDLVYVLTKGGPANSTSTIVYYIYEQAFTLNNIGYASAITTLAVGILVVGTGFMFALTRGGRFDAD, from the coding sequence GTGGCCGCGTACCTGTTCCTCGCGCCGGATCTGATCGGACTCCTCGTCTTCGTGGTGCTGCCGATGTGCCTTGCGTTCGGCGTCGCGCTGTTCGAGGTGGACGGTTTCGGCAACTACACCTACGTCGGGCTCGACAACTATGCGTTGATGCTCGACGACTCCAAGCTGCTGCAGAGCCTGCGGGTGACCGCGATCTACGTGGTCGCGTTCGTGCCGCTCGCATTCGTGGCGAGCCTCGGCATCGCCCTGCTCACCCGACGGCAGTACCGCGGCGTCGGCGCCGTACGCGCCGCGTTCTTCCTGCCCAACGTGATCAGCCTCGTCGTTGCCGGTCTGATGTGGCAGTTCCTGCTCGTCGACAAGCGTGGTGCTGTCGGCAACCTGCTCTCGACGGTCGGGCTCGACGATGTCTCGCTGCTCGGTGAGCCGTCACTTGCTCTCGCCACCTTCATCGCGATCAGCGTCTGGTTCATGATGGGCTACCAGATGATGGTGTTCCTGGCCGGGCTGAAGGACATCCCGGCCGAGCTGGAGGACGCCGCGACCGTTGACGGAGCGGGTGCGTGGCAACGCTTCCGGCATGTGACCTGGCCGCTGCTGCGGCCGACCAGCTTCTTCGTTCTCGTCACGTCGACGGTCGCCGCCGTGACGGGAGTCCAGGCGTTCGACCTGGTGTACGTACTCACGAAGGGCGGCCCGGCCAACTCGACGTCGACGATCGTCTACTACATCTACGAGCAGGCGTTCACCCTGAACAACATCGGGTACGCCTCGGCGATCACCACCCTTGCCGTCGGCATCCTTGTCGTCGGCACCGGGTTCATGTTCGCGCTGACCCGGGGAGGTCGTTTCGATGCGGACTAG